A window of Fundulus heteroclitus isolate FHET01 chromosome 15, MU-UCD_Fhet_4.1, whole genome shotgun sequence contains these coding sequences:
- the LOC118566248 gene encoding uncharacterized protein LOC118566248 has protein sequence MEQTLSWVDMVDLDIQVDYDAIIFPMEDGSDGTSELHPTQPEDGTEIQGESGPSAGSETPPSVELQQDSSSSADSGSLNSEDIQPSPRSEKPRKDLSAFTSSQAPHSYHQSKHFQGRCQQAERPHIQAPVYYVASNSQAHKRKQRHSQATGSSEARHPQYFKSDKMPEHASAVTVIPPSLDIEQAIKRISDLTQQVDDLKQELQGKVFDLHEERERRIKFQVDCKAQLEQIQELEKSLEHERHMRLKCEEKVEKQETFVAPQTAGASRFPRIPKVTVHESVLNELQFFRRQAEKNALNSERLAEALVAEQQLRAKYEDQLRSNYQEASRFKEQQETITSLKSQVGELTVELNLALKNQHPKVSSQTEAATQTKASMKTEVSKQTEAPRQTGPQRNRAVHEVRDPHHEYRRQNTNRGFSANPGLYPHAGYHKNGGSHENRRRPPYRGQ, from the coding sequence ATGGAGCAAACGCTTTCATGGGTAGACATGGTCGACCTCGACATCCAAGTCGACTACGATGCAATCATCTTCCCTATGGAAGATGGCAGTGACGgtaccagtgagctgcatcccACCCAGCCAGAAGATGGTACAGAGATCCAAGGGGAATCTGGTCCCTCTGCTGGATCTGAGACTCCTCCTTCAGTGGAGCTTCAGCAGGATTCATCTTCCTCTGCTGACTCTGGCTCTCTCAACTCAGAAGATATCCAGCCATCTCCAAGGTCAGAAAAACCAAGGAAAGACCTCAGTGCCTTTACTTCCTCTCAGGCACCTCACTCATACCACCAATCTAAGCATTTCCAGGGCCGATGCCAACAAGCAGAGCGGCCACACATCCAGGCCCCAGTTTACTACGTGGCTTCCAACTCACAAGCCCACAAGAGAAAAcaaaggcattcccaggccactGGAAGCTCTGAGGCTCGTCACCCCCAGTACTTTAAGAGTGACAAGATGCCTGAACACGCCTCAGCTGTTACGGTGATCCCTCCCTCGTTGGACATTGAACAGGCAATCAAACGTATCAGTGATCTCACGCAGCAGGTGGACGATCTTAAACAGGAGCTGCAAGGTAAGGTCTTTGATCTTCACGAGGAGAGAGAACGAAGAATCAAGTTTCAGGTTGATTGCAAAGCACAGCTGGAGCAGATCCAAGAACTGGAAAAAAGTTTAGAACATGAACGCCACATGAGATTGAAATGTGAAGAGAAAGTGGAGAAGCAGGAAACATTTGTTGCACCGCAGACTGCAGGTGCATCAAGATTTCCACGCATTCCCAAAGTTACGGTCCATGAGAGCGTTCTGAATGAGCTTCAGTTTTTTAGGAGGCAGGCAGAAAAAAATGCCTTGAACAGTGAGAGGCTAGCAGAGGCTTTGGTAGCAGAACAGCAGCTGAGAGCCAAATATGAGGATCAGCTGAGGAGTAACTATCAAGAAGCCTCCAGATTCAAAGAACAGCAGGAAACAATCACATCTCTGAAGAGTCAGGTTGGAGAACTGACCGTAGAGTTGAACCTTGCTTTGAAAAACCAACATCCTAAAGTTTCCTCACAAACAGAGGCCGCCACACAAACTAAAGCCTCCATGAAAACTGAGGTCTCCAAACAAACAGAGGCACCCAGGCAAACAGGGCCTCAGAGAAACAGGGCTGTTCATGAGGTTAGAGACCCCCATCATGAATACAGGAGACAGAATACTAACAGAGGCTTCAGTGCAAACCCAGGCCTGTACCCACATGCAGGCTACCATAAAAACGGAGGCTCCCATGAAAATAGGAGACGTCCTCCTTATAGAGGCCAGTAG